Proteins encoded together in one Gammaproteobacteria bacterium window:
- the carB gene encoding carbamoyl-phosphate synthase large subunit, which produces MPKRNDIKSILIIGAGPIVIGQASEFDYSGAQACKALKEEGYRVILVNSNPATIMTDPELADATYIEPVNWEVIAKIIEKERPDALLPTMGGQTALNCACDLSREGILEKYNVKMIGATHEAIDKAENRELFREAMIKIGLEMPRSGLAHTLEEALAIVDDLGFPVIIRPSFTLAGSGGGIAYNREEFVEICERGLELSPTHELLLDESIIGWKEYEMEVIRDHKDNCIIVCSIENMDAMGIHTGDSITVAPAQTLTDKEYQRMRNASIAVLREIGVDTGGSNVQFAINPKDGRMVVIEMNPRVSRSSALSSKATGFPIAKVAAKLAVGYTLDELGNEITNNKTPASFEPSIDYVVTKIPRFNFEKFPKTDARLTTQMKSVGEVMSIGRTFQESLQKGLRGLEVGVSGLDPKIDLTRSDAEDIIRRELSIPGWDRIWYVADAFRYGLSIEEVHKLSFIDPWFLAQIKDLVITEQSISGTRLTDLDKAAIYHLKRKGFSDIRLATLLGVSEQAFRNFRHGLNVHPVYKRVDTCAGEFETNTAYLYSTYEEECEAKPTDKQKIIVLGGGPNRIGQGIEFDYCCVHAVMAIRELGFETIMINCNPETVSTDYDVSDRLYFESLTLEDVLEIVRLEKPRGVIVQYGGQTPLKLARSLEAAGVPIIGTSSDAIDRAEDRERFQQLVNKLELRQPPNGTVRSVEEGLRLANVFAYPLVVRPSYVLGGRAMEVVYNDRELRRYMNESQEVSPDSPLLLDHFLDNAIEVDIDAISDGKDILIGGVMEHIEQAGVHSGDSACCLPPHSLPPEIQEKLRSQMRKMALELGVIGLMNAQFAIQDNEVYILEVNPRASRTVPFVAKAIGIPLAKIAARCMVGVSLKEQNCFEEIIPTHYAVKQPVFPFAKFPGVDPILGPEMRSTGEVMGIGSCFAEAFAKAQLGADKDIPKTGTAFISVRDADKHRVIDLAQALIDLGFKIVATEGTSQALKKFGITCELVYKVNEGRPHIVDMIKNDEIDLIVNTTEGEQAIADSFAIRRNAVQHKVCYYTTIAGGKAACASLHHDALSNIIRLQDLHF; this is translated from the coding sequence CTAAAATCATTGAAAAAGAACGCCCGGATGCATTGTTGCCCACCATGGGCGGCCAAACTGCCTTAAATTGTGCATGTGACTTATCAAGGGAAGGGATTTTAGAAAAGTACAATGTGAAGATGATTGGTGCAACCCATGAAGCGATTGATAAAGCAGAAAATCGTGAATTATTTCGTGAAGCAATGATTAAGATTGGTTTAGAAATGCCCCGCTCCGGCCTAGCTCATACCCTTGAAGAAGCCCTTGCTATTGTGGATGACCTCGGATTTCCAGTAATTATTCGCCCTTCTTTTACTTTGGCGGGTAGTGGGGGCGGTATTGCTTATAATCGTGAAGAGTTTGTCGAGATTTGTGAGCGAGGTTTAGAGCTTTCTCCTACTCATGAGCTTCTGCTCGATGAATCCATCATTGGATGGAAAGAATATGAAATGGAAGTTATCAGAGACCATAAAGATAACTGTATTATCGTATGTTCAATTGAAAATATGGATGCAATGGGTATCCACACGGGTGATTCAATCACTGTGGCTCCCGCCCAAACACTTACTGATAAAGAATATCAACGCATGCGGAATGCATCGATAGCGGTTTTACGCGAAATTGGTGTTGACACAGGTGGGTCCAATGTTCAGTTCGCAATCAATCCAAAAGATGGGCGAATGGTGGTCATTGAAATGAATCCCAGAGTTTCACGATCCTCCGCTTTATCTTCAAAGGCTACGGGGTTTCCTATCGCGAAAGTGGCCGCTAAACTGGCGGTGGGATATACCTTAGATGAATTAGGCAATGAAATTACTAATAATAAAACACCGGCATCATTTGAACCTAGCATTGATTATGTGGTGACTAAGATTCCTCGATTTAATTTTGAAAAATTCCCTAAAACAGATGCTCGATTAACCACTCAAATGAAGTCGGTCGGCGAAGTTATGTCAATTGGACGCACTTTCCAAGAATCTTTGCAGAAAGGATTGCGTGGTTTAGAGGTGGGAGTATCCGGTTTAGATCCAAAAATTGATCTTACCCGGTCCGATGCTGAAGACATCATTCGTAGAGAATTGAGTATTCCTGGATGGGATCGGATTTGGTATGTCGCAGACGCATTCCGTTATGGTTTGTCGATTGAAGAAGTGCATAAACTATCATTTATAGACCCCTGGTTCTTAGCACAGATCAAAGACCTTGTTATAACTGAGCAATCGATCAGTGGCACAAGGCTAACCGATCTTGATAAAGCAGCGATCTACCATCTTAAACGCAAAGGTTTCTCTGACATTCGCTTAGCGACATTATTGGGCGTAAGTGAACAAGCATTCCGCAACTTCAGGCACGGTCTTAATGTGCATCCCGTATACAAAAGGGTAGATACCTGTGCTGGAGAGTTTGAAACGAATACAGCGTATCTCTATTCTACCTATGAGGAAGAGTGTGAAGCCAAGCCTACGGATAAACAAAAAATTATTGTTTTGGGCGGTGGTCCAAACCGTATCGGTCAAGGCATAGAATTTGATTATTGTTGTGTTCACGCTGTAATGGCTATTCGTGAACTAGGTTTCGAAACCATAATGATTAATTGTAATCCTGAAACTGTTTCAACCGATTATGATGTATCTGATCGCCTCTATTTTGAATCCCTTACTTTGGAAGACGTTTTAGAAATTGTTCGTTTGGAAAAGCCGAGGGGAGTAATTGTGCAATATGGAGGGCAAACCCCCTTAAAATTAGCGAGATCTCTGGAGGCAGCAGGAGTGCCTATTATTGGCACCAGCTCTGATGCTATTGATCGCGCTGAAGATCGTGAACGCTTTCAACAGTTAGTGAACAAGCTTGAGTTGCGTCAACCTCCAAATGGTACCGTGAGAAGCGTAGAAGAAGGTCTTCGTTTAGCGAACGTTTTTGCCTACCCTCTGGTAGTGAGACCCTCCTATGTTTTAGGTGGGCGGGCAATGGAAGTCGTCTATAACGACAGAGAACTAAGACGTTATATGAATGAATCGCAAGAGGTATCACCCGATTCACCCTTACTTTTAGATCATTTCTTAGATAATGCTATTGAAGTCGATATTGATGCTATTTCTGATGGTAAAGACATCCTTATTGGTGGCGTGATGGAACACATTGAGCAAGCGGGTGTTCATTCAGGAGACTCAGCATGTTGTCTTCCTCCTCACAGCCTTCCTCCCGAAATCCAAGAAAAGTTACGCTCACAAATGCGTAAAATGGCATTAGAATTAGGTGTGATAGGGTTAATGAATGCCCAGTTCGCTATTCAAGATAATGAAGTTTATATCCTAGAGGTCAATCCGCGCGCCTCTCGAACGGTACCGTTTGTCGCTAAAGCCATTGGCATTCCGCTAGCTAAAATTGCAGCACGTTGTATGGTGGGTGTTTCACTGAAAGAACAAAACTGTTTCGAAGAAATTATTCCGACGCATTACGCCGTTAAGCAACCTGTTTTTCCTTTTGCTAAGTTCCCTGGGGTTGATCCTATTTTGGGTCCAGAAATGCGGTCAACAGGCGAAGTGATGGGTATCGGAAGTTGCTTCGCAGAGGCTTTTGCCAAGGCACAATTAGGGGCTGATAAAGATATACCTAAAACGGGCACAGCTTTCATCAGCGTCAGAGATGCGGATAAACATCGTGTGATTGATTTAGCGCAAGCGCTTATCGATTTAGGCTTTAAAATCGTGGCGACTGAAGGTACCTCCCAAGCACTCAAAAAATTTGGGATTACTTGTGAGTTGGTTTATAAAGTCAATGAAGGCAGGCCCCATATTGTCGACATGATTAAAAATGATGAGATTGATTTGATCGTAAATACAACTGAGGGCGAGCAGGCTATTGCGGACTCATTTGCAATAAGGCGAAATGCGGTTCAGCATAAAGTTTGCTACTATACAACCATCGCTGGCGGTAAGGCTGCTTGTGCATCACTTCATCATGATGCGTTAAGTAATATCATTCGCCTTCAAGATCTGCACTTTTGA
- the greA gene encoding transcription elongation factor GreA, whose translation MNNVPMTAIGAAKLTEELERLKRVERPSVTKAIAEARSHGDLKENAEYHAAKEQQGFIEARIRDIEHRLSRASIIDVTKLTNEGKVVFGATVSLVNVESDEEVVYQIVGEEEADIRSGKLSFTSPIARAIIGKYSGDSVEVRTPSGLIEYEIGNVQYL comes from the coding sequence ATGAATAATGTACCAATGACTGCTATCGGCGCAGCAAAATTAACCGAAGAATTAGAGCGACTAAAAAGGGTGGAACGCCCGAGTGTTACTAAGGCCATTGCAGAGGCTCGAAGTCACGGAGATTTAAAAGAAAATGCTGAATATCACGCAGCTAAAGAACAACAAGGTTTTATAGAAGCGCGGATTAGAGATATTGAGCACCGTCTTTCAAGAGCCAGTATTATCGATGTCACGAAGCTTACCAATGAAGGCAAGGTGGTGTTTGGTGCAACAGTCTCCCTGGTTAATGTAGAATCGGATGAAGAAGTGGTCTATCAAATAGTTGGCGAGGAAGAAGCGGATATACGATCCGGTAAACTCTCTTTTACCTCCCCTATTGCACGCGCAATTATTGGGAAATATTCCGGTGACTCTGTGGAAGTTAGAACGCCAAGTGGCTTGATAGAATATGAAATTGGCAACGTCCAATATTTATAA
- a CDS encoding fructose-bisphosphate aldolase class I, with product MLSNQELAKTIDDIVKQGKGILAADESTGTITKRFQPIKVESTEENRRIYRELLFTTPSIQEYISGVILYEETLSQKTHDGNPFPKMLQDAGIVPGIKVDKGIIPLSGSPEENITQGLDGLEERLKGYKALGARFAKWRAVIPITAHLPSQYALHANAEALARYASICQAEGIVPIVEPEVLMDGNHSLQRCAEVTELALREVFNALYLNKVKLEYIILKPNMVVPGTMYQPQASVDEVAEATLKVLRRTVPAAVPSINFLSGGQTDELATAHLNAMNHTKDNPWCLSFSYGRALQAPALKKWSGQQQNISAAQEELLKRARLNSAASKGAYTEKLEA from the coding sequence ATCTTGAGTAACCAGGAACTTGCAAAGACAATTGATGACATCGTAAAACAAGGCAAGGGTATACTAGCGGCGGATGAAAGCACGGGTACTATTACCAAACGCTTCCAGCCCATAAAGGTAGAATCGACTGAAGAAAACCGCAGAATTTATCGTGAACTCTTATTTACCACACCAAGCATACAAGAATATATTTCTGGGGTTATTTTATACGAAGAAACTCTGAGCCAAAAGACCCACGATGGCAACCCCTTCCCAAAAATGTTACAAGATGCAGGAATTGTTCCAGGCATAAAAGTAGATAAAGGAATCATTCCTCTTTCGGGTTCTCCAGAAGAGAATATCACTCAAGGGCTCGATGGTTTAGAAGAACGATTAAAAGGGTATAAAGCCCTGGGAGCACGATTCGCCAAATGGCGGGCAGTCATTCCGATTACAGCTCACCTACCCAGCCAATACGCATTACATGCCAATGCTGAGGCGCTTGCACGTTATGCTTCTATCTGTCAAGCCGAGGGGATCGTACCCATTGTAGAGCCGGAAGTGCTAATGGACGGCAATCATTCCCTGCAGCGATGTGCTGAAGTTACCGAGCTCGCCTTACGTGAGGTCTTCAACGCTTTATACCTAAACAAAGTCAAACTGGAATATATAATTTTAAAGCCTAATATGGTGGTTCCAGGAACAATGTATCAGCCTCAAGCGAGCGTAGATGAGGTTGCAGAAGCCACCCTGAAAGTGTTGCGTAGAACGGTTCCTGCCGCTGTACCAAGCATAAACTTTTTATCAGGCGGACAAACAGACGAACTTGCCACCGCACATTTGAATGCAATGAATCACACTAAAGACAATCCTTGGTGTTTGAGCTTTTCTTATGGTCGCGCGCTGCAAGCACCTGCCCTTAAAAAATGGAGCGGTCAACAACAGAACATTTCTGCAGCTCAAGAAGAATTATTAAAACGTGCACGGTTAAACAGTGCTGCGTCAAAAGGTGCTTATACCGAAAAACTTGAAGCTTAG
- a CDS encoding MFS transporter, giving the protein MSQTQYHLLKTRRFFPLFLTQFFNAFNDNVFKNGFVILIAFKMTQILVDEQTLIALIGGVYILPFFLFSATAGQIADKYDKSVLIKIIKSVEIFIMLIGSIGFYFKSLTLLMATLFLLGIHSTFFGPIKYSILPNLLAKDELIGGNALIEAGTFVAILAGQILGSCLILGNNGVLAITIALFVIAVAGLVTSFFIPAITPANPNLPISVNIAKETLRIIHLTREKSVIFLGIIGISWFWFVGATLLTQLPTFTKEYLHGRAAIFTLFLTLFSFGIGTGSLLCNKLLQGKITAKYVPFAIGAMSIFLIDIHLAAPKAIVSSLPLVTLGQFLGSLHNFQILTDIFLMSACAGFFVVPLYALIQAESDDLVRSRIIAATNIISALFMVGSALFIMFFTALSFSIPQVFIVLAVGNLFMALYMRKLKALS; this is encoded by the coding sequence ATGAGTCAAACTCAATATCACCTACTTAAAACCCGCCGTTTTTTTCCTTTGTTTCTAACTCAGTTTTTCAATGCCTTCAATGACAACGTGTTTAAAAATGGATTTGTGATTTTAATTGCCTTTAAAATGACTCAAATTCTAGTAGATGAACAAACACTGATTGCCTTAATTGGCGGAGTCTACATATTGCCCTTTTTCCTATTCTCCGCCACCGCTGGACAAATCGCTGATAAATACGACAAATCGGTGCTCATTAAGATTATTAAATCCGTTGAAATTTTCATTATGCTGATTGGCAGTATAGGGTTTTACTTTAAAAGTTTAACCTTATTAATGGCGACATTGTTTCTTTTAGGAATCCACTCTACCTTTTTTGGGCCGATAAAATATTCAATATTACCCAACCTACTAGCGAAAGACGAGCTGATCGGAGGCAATGCGCTCATTGAAGCAGGCACTTTCGTTGCCATCTTGGCAGGCCAGATTCTAGGCAGCTGTTTAATTCTCGGCAATAATGGGGTGCTGGCCATCACGATTGCTCTCTTTGTTATAGCCGTTGCAGGATTAGTGACAAGTTTTTTCATTCCTGCTATCACGCCCGCCAATCCTAATCTCCCAATCTCCGTCAATATTGCTAAAGAAACCCTGCGTATAATTCACCTCACTCGCGAAAAAAGCGTTATTTTTTTGGGAATCATTGGCATTTCATGGTTTTGGTTTGTCGGTGCCACGCTTCTCACGCAGCTGCCTACATTCACCAAAGAATATTTACATGGTAGGGCAGCTATTTTTACGCTTTTTTTAACCCTGTTTTCTTTTGGAATTGGAACGGGTTCATTACTTTGTAACAAACTGCTCCAGGGGAAAATAACGGCGAAATATGTTCCATTCGCCATCGGAGCCATGTCTATTTTTCTTATAGATATCCATCTAGCGGCACCAAAAGCGATAGTTTCATCCCTACCACTTGTGACACTCGGGCAGTTTTTAGGGTCACTACATAATTTTCAGATCTTAACTGACATTTTCTTGATGTCGGCCTGTGCCGGTTTTTTTGTAGTCCCCTTATATGCATTGATTCAGGCCGAATCAGATGACCTTGTAAGATCGCGAATTATTGCTGCCACTAATATAATTAGCGCCCTATTCATGGTAGGCTCGGCTTTATTTATTATGTTTTTTACTGCCTTGAGTTTTAGTATTCCGCAGGTCTTTATTGTACTTGCGGTGGGAAATCTATTCATGGCTCTTTATATGAGGAAGTTAAAAGCGCTTTCTTGA
- a CDS encoding exodeoxyribonuclease I has translation MSSMERTYLFYDIETTGLNKAFDQVVQFAAIRTDQQLNELERYEYFIRLNPDVIPSPQAFITHRLSLTQLEQGMDEFQAMKIIHDLVNTPGTTSIGYNSLGFDDEFLRFSFYRNLLPPYTHQYSNQCSRMDLYPMTVMYFLFKNDLLKWPENNLKLENISQLNALGSGMAHNAMVDVAATLNLAKCFQQDVKTWEYLAGYFDKTIDLQRCHQVANDPMGIMIDGKFGANQQYQAAVIPLGLHNHYKNQFVWLRIDNENIMQASSEDFLNHTRTINKKIGEPAWVLPLKDRFRHNYLLENRQKIETTFSWLEKNASLVEKVKQHYCNYKYPLIPSLDVDASLYQAGFLSIQDQEVCRKIHLAAPENKGKFLTSLSQNHLKEILIRIMGRHFPNYLNHEQKELFQNHLDTLKFQGDGGGHDYRGQKRFTAENALQEITTLASQSLDEQQQTILHELKQYLKNKFNLVDDCP, from the coding sequence GTGAGTAGCATGGAAAGGACTTATTTATTTTACGACATTGAGACGACAGGGCTCAATAAAGCCTTTGATCAAGTAGTACAATTTGCGGCTATACGTACCGATCAACAATTGAATGAACTCGAACGCTATGAATATTTCATTCGACTTAATCCTGATGTGATTCCCTCGCCCCAGGCGTTTATCACACACCGCCTTTCTCTCACCCAGCTTGAACAAGGCATGGACGAATTCCAAGCGATGAAAATCATTCATGACCTAGTTAATACACCCGGCACTACCAGTATTGGCTATAACTCACTCGGTTTCGATGATGAATTTCTGCGGTTTTCTTTTTATAGAAATTTACTGCCGCCCTACACTCATCAATATTCAAATCAATGTTCAAGAATGGATTTATATCCTATGACTGTGATGTATTTTCTATTCAAAAATGATTTGCTTAAATGGCCAGAAAATAATTTAAAGCTAGAAAATATATCTCAATTAAATGCGTTGGGAAGCGGCATGGCTCACAATGCGATGGTAGATGTGGCTGCCACCTTAAATTTAGCAAAGTGTTTCCAACAAGATGTAAAAACATGGGAATACCTTGCTGGTTACTTTGATAAAACGATTGATTTGCAGCGTTGTCATCAAGTCGCGAATGACCCTATGGGAATTATGATTGACGGTAAATTCGGCGCTAATCAGCAATATCAAGCAGCAGTGATTCCGTTAGGTTTACATAATCATTATAAAAATCAATTCGTATGGCTACGAATTGATAATGAAAATATTATGCAAGCAAGTAGCGAAGATTTTCTCAACCACACGAGGACAATCAATAAAAAAATAGGTGAGCCTGCATGGGTGCTGCCGCTAAAAGATCGTTTTCGCCATAACTACTTACTTGAAAATCGACAAAAAATAGAAACCACGTTTTCGTGGTTAGAAAAAAACGCCTCACTAGTCGAGAAGGTAAAACAGCATTATTGTAATTATAAATACCCTCTCATTCCCTCATTAGACGTTGACGCAAGCTTGTATCAAGCTGGTTTTCTTTCTATTCAAGATCAAGAAGTGTGCAGAAAAATTCATCTTGCTGCCCCTGAAAACAAGGGTAAATTTTTGACGTCGTTATCGCAAAATCATTTAAAAGAAATTCTGATAAGAATTATGGGGCGCCATTTCCCAAATTATCTGAATCATGAGCAAAAAGAACTATTCCAAAACCACCTAGACACCCTGAAATTTCAGGGTGACGGTGGGGGGCATGATTATCGTGGTCAAAAACGTTTTACTGCTGAAAATGCCCTGCAAGAAATAACAACCCTCGCCTCACAATCGCTGGACGAACAACAACAAACTATTTTGCATGAGCTGAAGCAATATCTCAAAAATAAATTTAATCTGGTTGACGATTGCCCTTAG
- the trpS gene encoding tryptophan--tRNA ligase, protein MKKVLFSGIQPSGNLMIGNYIGAIKHWVNLQNEFQSYFALVDLHTITVKQDPNSLRNRCYDFLALYIACGIDPEKNVIFVQSHVPAHAELAWILNCFTYMGELNRMTQFKDKSARYTSNINVGLYDYPVLMAADILLYDTNLVPVGHDQKQHLELTRDLAIRFNNIYGDVFAIPEPYIPPLGGRIMGLQEPLKKMSKSDENEHNYIALLDSPDLIRKKMQRAVTDSGREIKMDPEKPGVSNLLTLLSAITNVSIENLELRYQHEGYGTFKKEVAEAIIDFLSPIQEKFHQLRNDEKKMHQILREGAALANKKSKQTLSKVQDCLGLIPTQLHSQATDKSIFNISE, encoded by the coding sequence ATGAAAAAAGTTTTGTTTAGCGGTATTCAGCCATCAGGCAACCTCATGATAGGCAATTATATTGGAGCCATTAAACACTGGGTTAATTTACAAAATGAATTCCAAAGTTATTTTGCATTAGTGGATTTACATACCATTACTGTTAAACAAGATCCTAATAGTTTGCGAAATCGGTGTTATGATTTTCTCGCGCTCTATATTGCCTGCGGCATCGATCCGGAAAAAAATGTTATTTTTGTACAATCTCACGTGCCAGCTCATGCAGAACTGGCTTGGATATTAAACTGTTTCACCTATATGGGTGAGCTGAATAGAATGACCCAGTTCAAGGATAAATCAGCACGCTATACAAGTAATATCAATGTAGGCTTATACGATTATCCTGTGCTTATGGCGGCTGATATATTGCTTTATGATACCAACCTCGTACCGGTAGGCCATGATCAAAAACAACATTTAGAACTCACACGCGATCTTGCCATTCGCTTTAATAATATTTACGGCGATGTGTTTGCCATTCCAGAACCTTATATTCCTCCTTTAGGAGGCAGAATAATGGGACTGCAGGAACCATTGAAAAAAATGTCTAAATCAGATGAGAATGAACATAACTATATTGCTTTACTGGATTCTCCTGATCTGATACGCAAAAAAATGCAACGCGCCGTAACTGATTCAGGACGTGAAATTAAGATGGACCCTGAAAAACCAGGTGTTTCTAATCTTTTAACGTTGCTTTCTGCTATAACGAATGTCTCCATAGAAAATCTTGAACTACGTTATCAACATGAAGGTTATGGCACTTTTAAAAAGGAAGTTGCAGAAGCCATCATTGATTTCTTGAGTCCCATTCAAGAAAAATTTCATCAACTTCGTAATGATGAAAAAAAAATGCATCAGATATTACGCGAGGGAGCTGCCTTAGCAAATAAAAAATCGAAGCAAACCTTGAGCAAAGTTCAGGATTGTTTAGGCTTAATACCCACACAATTACACTCTCAAGCAACAGATAAAAGCATTTTTAATATTAGTGAGTAG
- a CDS encoding SRPBCC domain-containing protein, which yields MADILHQLSIRTSPTQVYHALTDQKGLSNWWTRDSIAEVMINSIAQFTFDHGRTIVRMKVIKLMPNRNVVWHCMNGFPEWEDTQLSFDIEATREGTTLHFAHRGWRRITGNYPKYNFEWAKYLVSLRNYLEKGKGFPAR from the coding sequence ATGGCAGATATACTACACCAGTTATCTATCCGTACGTCACCAACCCAAGTTTACCATGCTTTGACTGACCAAAAAGGGCTTTCTAATTGGTGGACACGCGATTCAATCGCTGAAGTAATGATTAACTCAATAGCTCAATTTACCTTCGACCATGGCAGAACGATTGTTCGAATGAAGGTCATAAAATTAATGCCCAATCGAAATGTTGTTTGGCACTGCATGAATGGTTTCCCCGAATGGGAAGATACTCAATTATCTTTTGATATTGAAGCAACACGCGAAGGGACAACGCTTCATTTTGCTCATCGTGGCTGGAGACGTATTACCGGCAATTATCCAAAATACAATTTTGAATGGGCAAAATACTTAGTAAGTTTACGTAACTATCTTGAAAAAGGTAAAGGCTTTCCAGCACGATAA
- a CDS encoding FKBP-type peptidyl-prolyl cis-trans isomerase, giving the protein MYRYLMLLLVIPILCFSLQSCHPKPQERVIAPTNPSINAEVGRLFLAKNKLKPGIHSLPNGLQFAILQDGLGVYPSPSDWVTLYYQGQYIDGRVFDNTHAQNKPIKLQVSQGIPGLQQALKMMLPGSVWVIYVPPQLAFGEKGIPKLVGPNQTLVYYVHLISVEVAD; this is encoded by the coding sequence ATGTATCGCTACCTCATGTTACTTTTAGTAATACCTATTCTTTGTTTTTCATTACAATCTTGCCATCCCAAACCCCAGGAAAGGGTTATCGCCCCGACTAATCCCTCTATAAATGCAGAAGTAGGCAGACTATTTTTAGCCAAAAATAAATTAAAGCCAGGGATTCATTCACTTCCTAATGGACTGCAATTTGCGATTCTGCAAGACGGTTTAGGCGTTTACCCCTCTCCATCTGACTGGGTAACACTTTATTATCAGGGCCAATACATTGATGGTCGAGTATTTGATAATACCCATGCTCAAAACAAACCCATCAAACTTCAAGTTTCCCAGGGAATTCCTGGCCTACAACAAGCATTAAAGATGATGCTCCCAGGGTCCGTTTGGGTCATCTATGTCCCCCCTCAGTTAGCGTTTGGTGAAAAGGGGATTCCCAAATTAGTAGGCCCGAATCAAACACTTGTCTACTATGTACATCTCATCAGCGTAGAAGTGGCTGATTAG
- a CDS encoding SUF system Fe-S cluster assembly regulator codes for MLRISKLADYGTVIMNCLANDPEITHKCHEIAHKVHLALPTTSKILKMLVSADLVSSVRGSGGGYRLSRPSEHITVAEIITALDGQPALTECTAIAKKCPHEGICGVRDNWHLINKVVFLALNSLTLADMMKPINLHPTIVQGIQFEQR; via the coding sequence ATGCTGCGCATTAGCAAGTTGGCTGATTATGGTACGGTAATTATGAATTGTCTGGCGAATGATCCAGAAATCACGCATAAGTGTCATGAAATTGCCCATAAAGTTCATCTTGCACTCCCAACCACTAGTAAAATATTAAAGATGTTAGTTTCTGCAGATTTGGTCAGCTCAGTAAGAGGATCAGGAGGGGGATACCGACTTTCCCGCCCATCGGAACACATTACAGTCGCGGAAATTATTACAGCACTCGATGGCCAGCCAGCATTGACAGAGTGCACCGCCATCGCAAAAAAATGTCCTCATGAGGGTATTTGTGGTGTGAGAGATAACTGGCACTTGATAAATAAGGTGGTTTTTTTAGCATTAAACAGTCTTACCTTGGCAGATATGATGAAGCCAATCAATCTGCACCCGACCATCGTCCAAGGTATCCAATTTGAGCAACGGTAA